A single genomic interval of Bacillus smithii harbors:
- a CDS encoding ABC transporter ATP-binding protein, with protein MPAPDLVEILNLKKHYPIHRFGIKKKVIRVVDGVSLSIKKGETLGLVGESGCGKSTTGRMIAQLISSTEGEIFFKGENISNFVGKKSKQLSKKIQYVFQDPYTSLNPRHKIGALLKEPLTIHNIGNKQDRRQSVLEMLEQIGLDPSFENKYIHQLSGGQRQRIAIARALMLRPELLILDEPVSALDVSVQSQILNLLKDLQQQFSLTYLFISHDLNVVHYMSDRVTVMYLGKIVEASAVDHIYKEPLHPYTQTLVSSIPSVLKEEKRKRIFLEGEIPNPSSTIKGCSFQSRCPFAYDRCKVEQPKLINLGNERMVRCHLYS; from the coding sequence ATGCCGGCACCCGATCTAGTTGAAATACTGAACTTGAAAAAACATTATCCAATTCATCGTTTTGGTATAAAGAAAAAGGTAATCCGAGTCGTGGACGGTGTATCTCTTTCAATAAAAAAAGGGGAAACACTTGGACTGGTAGGAGAAAGCGGGTGCGGTAAATCAACTACCGGACGAATGATCGCGCAACTTATTTCTTCAACAGAGGGAGAAATATTTTTTAAAGGAGAAAATATATCCAATTTCGTTGGAAAGAAATCAAAACAGCTGAGTAAAAAAATTCAGTATGTATTTCAAGATCCGTATACATCGCTAAACCCGAGGCATAAAATTGGTGCATTATTAAAAGAACCTTTAACCATCCACAACATTGGAAATAAACAAGATCGTCGTCAATCTGTTTTGGAAATGCTTGAACAAATAGGTCTTGATCCATCTTTTGAAAATAAGTACATCCATCAATTGAGCGGCGGTCAGCGTCAGCGTATTGCGATTGCTCGTGCGCTTATGCTGCGCCCTGAACTTCTTATTCTGGATGAACCTGTTTCTGCACTTGATGTTTCGGTTCAATCACAAATATTAAATTTGTTAAAAGACTTACAACAGCAATTTTCGTTGACGTATTTATTTATTTCGCATGATCTTAACGTTGTTCATTATATGAGTGATCGAGTAACCGTTATGTATTTAGGGAAAATTGTGGAGGCATCGGCTGTTGATCATATTTACAAAGAACCACTTCATCCTTATACGCAAACCCTTGTTTCTTCTATACCTTCAGTTTTGAAAGAAGAAAAGCGAAAACGAATTTTTTTAGAAGGGGAGATTCCAAATCCTTCGTCCACTATAAAAGGTTGCTCTTTTCAAAGCCGTTGCCCATTTGCGTATGATAGATGCAAAGTTGAACAGCCAAAGCTAATCAATCTTGGTAATGAACGAATGGTTCGTTGTCATTTATATTCTTAA
- a CDS encoding ABC transporter ATP-binding protein, which yields MLKENHEKEELLKISDLHVSLKNSRRNLKVINGVSLTIHVGEALGIVGESGSGKSALALSIVDLLPNSMVLSEGRITYGSQSLHEKKRDEIRRLRGKEISMIFQDPMTSLNPSLTVGEQIMEMFTFHLGMKRKEAKQQAVHIMKKVGLSRPEDLLKEYPHRLSGGMRQRVMIAIALACYPKLLIADEPTTALDVTIQAQILQLMEEVKKEGTALLFISHDMGVIAEICDRVAVMYAGQIVEEGTVQQVFDSPQHPYTIGLLNSIPTPNKKNKRLYSIRGTVPAISDRGAGCPFHSRCDHAMDICFHHNPEFIQTNDRQLVRCFLVKKEGGSFHAGTRSS from the coding sequence ATGTTGAAAGAAAATCATGAGAAAGAAGAGCTGCTTAAAATAAGTGATCTTCATGTTTCGTTGAAAAATTCGAGAAGAAATCTGAAAGTCATTAATGGAGTCTCTTTAACAATCCACGTGGGTGAAGCATTAGGGATTGTTGGTGAATCTGGGAGCGGAAAAAGCGCTCTTGCTCTTTCCATCGTAGATCTTCTGCCGAACTCCATGGTTTTATCAGAAGGTAGAATTACATACGGTTCCCAATCTCTTCATGAAAAAAAAAGAGACGAAATACGTCGCTTACGCGGAAAAGAGATTTCGATGATTTTTCAAGATCCAATGACCTCACTGAATCCTTCATTGACAGTGGGAGAACAGATAATGGAAATGTTTACGTTTCATTTAGGAATGAAGCGTAAGGAGGCAAAACAGCAAGCTGTTCATATCATGAAAAAAGTGGGCTTATCCCGGCCAGAAGATTTGCTGAAAGAGTATCCCCATCGACTTTCAGGAGGGATGAGGCAGAGGGTGATGATTGCCATTGCTTTAGCCTGCTATCCTAAATTGCTCATTGCTGATGAGCCAACAACTGCTTTAGATGTGACCATTCAAGCTCAAATCCTGCAATTGATGGAAGAAGTGAAGAAAGAAGGGACGGCTCTTCTGTTTATTTCTCATGATATGGGGGTTATAGCCGAAATTTGTGATCGTGTGGCGGTCATGTATGCCGGACAAATTGTTGAAGAAGGAACGGTTCAGCAAGTATTTGACTCTCCTCAGCATCCTTATACAATCGGGCTTTTAAATTCAATTCCCACGCCAAATAAGAAAAATAAACGTTTATATTCCATTCGTGGAACAGTTCCTGCTATTTCTGATAGGGGAGCAGGTTGCCCGTTTCATTCTCGGTGTGATCATGCAATGGATATTTGCTTTCATCATAATCCGGAATTTATTCAGACGAATGACCGGCAGTTGGTCCGTTGTTTTTTGGTTAAGAAGGAGGGAGGGAGTTTTCATGCCGGCACCCGATCTAGTTGA
- a CDS encoding ABC transporter substrate-binding protein has translation MALSIKRRKRKKTNFMKRLWLSISIVLLLSACESQKEVSIGTSSTKEKGDKEVVVAVPQDPDYLDPFLAQAAGTREIMFNVFEGLLKPNNKGELIPAIAKSYKISQDGLTYTFVLRDGVKFHNGQEVTAEDVKYSYDLLAGIGTGKPLYTSFSNVESITAPDKKTVVIKLKQREAAFLTAVTAAVIPKGYKDSNKTPIGTGPFKFVEYLPGQRLVLEKNPNYYVKGVPYLDKVEFQIIKDAEAAFLAFKSGEIDIYPRIGSEKLDELGKGYKYVSAPQNLVQLLAFNHKRKPFNNKLVRQAINYAIDKDEIIKGVALGKGTKIGSNMSPIMGKYYQEDLEDKYAFNIKKAKKLLAKAGYPNGFETTITVPSNYQFHVDTAQVIARYLEKIGIKAKIETVEWGVWLDRVYQGRDYDMTIIGLDGKLDPYEILNKYLSTSKNNFFNFSNTQFDHVLEQARTAMDENKRVELIKKAQTILAEEAAAVYIMDPNTNTALKDNLEGYKTYPIYVQDLSTIKVKE, from the coding sequence ATGGCTTTAAGTATTAAAAGAAGAAAAAGGAAAAAAACCAATTTCATGAAAAGGCTATGGTTAAGCATTTCGATTGTTTTATTGCTATCCGCATGTGAAAGCCAAAAAGAGGTATCAATTGGCACTTCTTCCACAAAAGAAAAAGGGGATAAAGAAGTGGTCGTCGCAGTTCCTCAAGATCCCGATTATTTGGACCCATTTTTGGCTCAAGCCGCGGGAACAAGAGAAATAATGTTCAATGTTTTTGAAGGGCTGCTAAAGCCAAACAATAAAGGTGAGCTTATCCCGGCAATTGCGAAATCTTATAAAATTTCGCAGGATGGTTTAACTTATACATTTGTGCTGAGAGATGGAGTCAAATTTCATAACGGGCAAGAGGTGACTGCTGAGGATGTAAAGTATTCCTATGATCTTTTAGCGGGGATTGGTACAGGAAAACCATTGTACACTTCATTTAGCAATGTGGAATCTATTACGGCACCGGATAAGAAAACGGTCGTCATTAAACTGAAACAAAGGGAAGCCGCTTTCTTAACGGCAGTGACGGCTGCCGTTATTCCGAAAGGTTATAAGGACAGCAATAAAACTCCAATTGGGACAGGTCCTTTTAAGTTTGTGGAATACTTGCCAGGGCAGCGTCTTGTTCTGGAGAAAAACCCTAATTACTATGTGAAAGGTGTTCCTTATTTGGACAAGGTTGAGTTTCAGATTATTAAAGATGCCGAAGCCGCTTTCTTGGCTTTTAAATCAGGAGAAATTGATATTTATCCTCGAATCGGCAGTGAAAAATTAGATGAGTTAGGCAAAGGATACAAATATGTAAGCGCTCCGCAAAACTTAGTACAATTACTTGCATTTAACCATAAAAGAAAGCCATTCAATAACAAATTGGTCCGCCAGGCAATCAATTATGCTATTGATAAAGATGAAATTATTAAAGGAGTGGCTTTAGGAAAAGGAACAAAGATCGGTTCGAACATGAGCCCGATTATGGGCAAATATTATCAAGAAGACTTGGAAGACAAGTATGCGTTTAATATCAAAAAAGCGAAAAAGTTACTTGCAAAAGCGGGTTATCCGAATGGATTTGAAACAACGATAACGGTACCGTCCAATTATCAATTTCATGTGGATACAGCTCAAGTAATCGCGCGGTATCTCGAAAAAATCGGAATTAAAGCAAAAATTGAAACCGTCGAATGGGGAGTATGGCTTGATCGTGTTTATCAAGGCAGAGATTATGACATGACCATTATAGGGCTGGATGGAAAATTAGATCCATATGAAATCTTAAATAAATATTTATCAACATCCAAAAATAATTTCTTTAATTTTTCTAACACCCAGTTTGATCACGTGTTAGAACAGGCAAGAACGGCAATGGATGAAAATAAGCGGGTAGAACTCATTAAAAAGGCACAGACCATTTTGGCTGAAGAAGCAGCAGCCGTTTATATTATGGATCCGAACACAAATACGGCATTAAAAGACAATTTGGAAGGATATAAAACGTATCCGATTTATGTTCAAGATTTGTCAACGATTAAGGTGAAAGAATAA
- a CDS encoding ABC transporter permease has protein sequence MNLSKNSNLWIGMILVSAMFLLMLVSFVYLPHNVNEMNIGDRLASPSRKHLLGTDNFGRDILSRVMEGSQTAFTVGFFSVAIGITGGLVIGAASGYLGKWVDEILMRLMDALLAFPGIIIALVLVSIFKPDLTQTIIAVGIFFIPGFARIIRSGFLAYKKTDFVTAARHLGAGHLRIIVYHILPNILSPIIVAASLNFSAAILIEAALSYLGLGVQPPDPSWGRMLNESQSYIYKAPWYTLAPGIFITLTVLGFNLLGDGIRDWIARKD, from the coding sequence ATGAATCTTTCGAAAAACAGCAATCTATGGATTGGAATGATTTTGGTTTCGGCAATGTTTTTACTCATGTTGGTAAGTTTCGTCTATTTGCCGCACAACGTGAATGAAATGAACATTGGGGATCGCCTTGCCAGTCCAAGCCGCAAGCATCTTTTAGGGACAGATAACTTTGGAAGGGATATTTTAAGCCGCGTAATGGAGGGTTCTCAAACAGCTTTTACAGTAGGTTTCTTCTCCGTTGCCATTGGCATCACCGGTGGATTGGTCATCGGGGCTGCTTCGGGTTATTTAGGAAAATGGGTGGATGAAATTTTGATGCGCCTGATGGATGCTTTATTGGCATTTCCAGGAATTATCATAGCACTCGTTCTCGTCTCTATTTTTAAGCCCGATTTAACGCAGACGATTATAGCGGTTGGTATTTTTTTTATTCCCGGGTTTGCCCGAATTATTCGCAGCGGCTTTTTGGCCTATAAAAAAACTGATTTTGTAACAGCGGCCAGACATTTAGGAGCGGGGCATCTTAGAATCATTGTTTATCATATTCTTCCAAATATTTTGTCGCCTATTATTGTAGCAGCCTCTTTAAATTTTTCAGCTGCTATTTTAATAGAAGCGGCACTCAGTTATTTGGGATTAGGTGTTCAACCTCCGGATCCAAGTTGGGGCAGAATGTTGAATGAATCGCAAAGTTACATTTATAAAGCACCATGGTATACACTTGCTCCCGGCATATTCATTACGTTGACGGTTCTTGGATTCAACTTGCTTGGAGATGGGATAAGGGACTGGATAGCGCGGAAGGACTAG
- a CDS encoding HAD family hydrolase produces MEKKFVWFDLGYTLFYQQREDVYQQFLAENGIYISLEKIERAYHLTDKYFMREYPSVLGKDVQTFYPWYLGVLNFKLGLHFHLSRQSERMLEMKKPIEQWRPFAFVNSVLTKLKRHSYGLGVISNWDHSARELLERHHLTAYFDHIIISSEVGVEKPDAAIFEIALKDAGVSGEECIYVGDNYYDDVVGSSKVGMKALLINRFNQEGIEEIRYPHTIRSIEEVPDLLNKMDLLL; encoded by the coding sequence ATGGAAAAAAAGTTCGTTTGGTTTGATTTAGGCTATACCCTTTTTTATCAGCAACGAGAGGACGTTTATCAGCAATTTTTAGCGGAAAATGGAATTTATATTTCGTTGGAAAAAATCGAAAGGGCTTATCATCTGACAGATAAATATTTTATGAGAGAGTATCCTAGTGTTTTAGGAAAAGATGTTCAAACTTTCTATCCTTGGTATTTAGGTGTTTTGAATTTTAAGCTTGGCCTCCATTTTCATTTGAGCAGACAGAGCGAAAGAATGCTGGAGATGAAAAAGCCTATAGAGCAATGGCGTCCTTTCGCTTTTGTGAATTCGGTGTTAACTAAATTAAAAAGGCATTCTTACGGACTGGGAGTGATCAGCAACTGGGATCACAGTGCAAGAGAACTTTTGGAAAGACATCATTTAACTGCTTATTTTGATCATATAATTATTTCTTCAGAAGTTGGCGTTGAAAAGCCGGATGCAGCGATTTTTGAAATAGCTTTAAAAGACGCTGGCGTGTCCGGAGAAGAGTGCATATACGTCGGGGACAACTACTATGATGATGTGGTTGGCAGTTCGAAAGTAGGAATGAAAGCTTTGTTGATTAATCGGTTTAATCAGGAGGGAATAGAGGAAATTCGGTATCCTCACACGATTCGTTCTATAGAAGAAGTGCCAGATTTATTAAATAAAATGGATCTTCTTTTATAA
- a CDS encoding ABC transporter permease: MNFVVRRIITFFLTLIFVVFLSFCAFRIIPGNPALAILGTEATPAQLEALNKKLGTDKPLIEQFGSWMTDIFHLDFGESLRFSEPVLNLIISRSSVTFSLAIIALSIIIVTAIPLGILAAKSKGKTMDFLISIITQIGLSVPSFWSGILLILIFGFTLNWFSAGGYVPWSKNPFLAFRSLFLPSLAVAIPQIAIVVRYLRTTMIEQLNEDYVRTAYSKGLKESTIYFKHVLKNALIPVVTVVGMNFGEILAGSLVIEQVFTLPGFGSLLVSAIGSRDYPLIQGMVLIIAFLVVLVNLIVDLTYRWLDPKIELK; this comes from the coding sequence ATGAATTTTGTAGTAAGGAGAATCATTACTTTTTTTCTGACACTGATTTTTGTCGTTTTCCTGTCTTTTTGCGCATTTCGAATTATTCCCGGGAATCCCGCTTTGGCGATTTTAGGAACGGAGGCTACCCCGGCGCAATTAGAAGCTCTAAATAAAAAACTCGGAACTGACAAACCTCTTATCGAACAATTTGGATCATGGATGACGGACATTTTTCATTTAGATTTTGGAGAATCGCTGCGATTTTCTGAACCCGTTTTAAATTTAATAATAAGCCGCTCCTCCGTTACGTTTTCTTTAGCCATCATTGCTTTAAGCATAATCATTGTTACAGCGATACCTTTAGGAATTTTGGCAGCGAAGAGCAAAGGGAAAACGATGGATTTTTTGATCTCGATCATTACACAAATCGGGCTTTCGGTTCCTTCGTTTTGGTCTGGCATTCTGCTTATATTGATTTTCGGATTTACATTGAATTGGTTTTCTGCAGGGGGATACGTTCCGTGGTCGAAAAATCCATTCCTGGCTTTTCGTTCTCTTTTCTTGCCGTCGCTGGCAGTAGCAATTCCGCAGATCGCCATCGTTGTACGATATTTACGAACTACGATGATTGAACAGCTGAACGAGGATTATGTCCGTACTGCATATAGTAAAGGCTTAAAAGAATCGACTATTTATTTTAAACATGTATTAAAAAATGCCCTTATCCCTGTCGTTACAGTAGTTGGAATGAATTTTGGCGAAATTCTTGCAGGAAGTTTAGTCATTGAACAGGTTTTTACACTTCCCGGGTTTGGAAGTTTGCTTGTTTCCGCCATCGGCAGCCGTGATTATCCGCTTATTCAAGGGATGGTCCTTATTATAGCGTTTCTTGTTGTTTTAGTTAACTTAATAGTGGATTTAACCTATCGTTGGTTAGATCCGAAAATAGAATTAAAATAG